The following proteins are encoded in a genomic region of Nicotiana sylvestris chromosome 4, ASM39365v2, whole genome shotgun sequence:
- the LOC104247197 gene encoding uncharacterized protein isoform X2, which translates to MGAEDNTVEQTHSETTSETIEALLEAARYDDLDDVTSLASSGVSLDSKDSEGRTALHMASANGHYGIVEYLIRNGADVNASNVEKNTPLHWACLNGHIEVAKSLILAGASVSALNSLVMRGLLSTRQLAGVK; encoded by the exons ATGGGAGCTGAGGATAATACAGTGGAGCAGACTCATTCTGAAACGACATCTGAAACTATTGAAGCGTTGCTTGAG GCTGCGAGATATGATGATTTAGATGATGTCACGAGCTTAGCATCTTCTGGTGTTTCTCTTGATTCAAAGGATTCAGAGGGCCGTACAG CACTTCATATGGCTTCGGCGAATGGGCATTATGGCATTGTAGAATATCTTATTCGTAATGGAGCG GATGTCAATGCTTCCAATGTGGAGAAAAATACACCTCTTCATTGGGCTTGCTTAAACGGACATATTGAG GTAGCGAAGAGTTTAATCCTTGCTGGAGCAAGTGTCTCAGCCTTAAATAG TTTAGTCATGAGAGGACTCCTATCGACGAGGCAGTTAGCAGGGGTAAAATGA
- the LOC104247197 gene encoding uncharacterized protein isoform X1, translated as MGAEDNTVEQTHSETTSETIEALLEAARYDDLDDVTSLASSGVSLDSKDSEGRTALHMASANGHYGIVEYLIRNGADVNASNVEKNTPLHWACLNGHIEVAKSLILAGASVSALNSHERTPIDEAVSRGKMNIIDAINEAVAQLELTGTTVS; from the exons ATGGGAGCTGAGGATAATACAGTGGAGCAGACTCATTCTGAAACGACATCTGAAACTATTGAAGCGTTGCTTGAG GCTGCGAGATATGATGATTTAGATGATGTCACGAGCTTAGCATCTTCTGGTGTTTCTCTTGATTCAAAGGATTCAGAGGGCCGTACAG CACTTCATATGGCTTCGGCGAATGGGCATTATGGCATTGTAGAATATCTTATTCGTAATGGAGCG GATGTCAATGCTTCCAATGTGGAGAAAAATACACCTCTTCATTGGGCTTGCTTAAACGGACATATTGAG GTAGCGAAGAGTTTAATCCTTGCTGGAGCAAGTGTCTCAGCCTTAAATAG TCATGAGAGGACTCCTATCGACGAGGCAGTTAGCAGGGGTAAAATGAACATCATCGATGCCATCAACGAGGCAGTAGCCCAACTTGAACTAACTGGCACCACGGTATCATAA
- the LOC104247198 gene encoding pentatricopeptide repeat-containing protein At5g13770, chloroplastic yields MAIAKSSDWSFPPCINCKNRILKPKICYSCKTLPFLSNIYFNSRTLVAKSSSCSSPVLEEKSQKIPSKNSKIIELDLELQDYTTTTTNGTTTSTCLTDSKDLNGLICSLLKDPQTQGIGYDYYEKAKENTDFRPEKSTLKLLIRYLVYSNKWGSIISLCEDLRSSQILPDSSTCCKLITSCIKARKFKIVNNLLEVFILYDQELSVLAFDSAMKGYNKLHMYSSSVVLYERMRSAGLVLDPGCYCSIMEAHLKMGHCDKVVALFQEFESKKVVSTPYYAQIYKNLCESLGKSGRAFEALEYFRDMNKKGIQEDHSFYSILICGFASICEVKMAEELLEEAEGKRMLRDPALFLKLVLMYIEEGLMEKTLDVVAVMARVKIRVSDCIFCAIVNGFSRKRGLKSAVKVYEDICSQGCEPGQVTYASVLNLYCRLGLYSNAEMVFSEMEQKGFDKCVVAYSSMIAMYGKTGRPKDAMKLVAKMKERGCQPNVWVYNALLDIHGKVLNLRQVEKIWKEMKRRKIFPDRVSYTSIISAYSRAREFDKCLTYYQEFTLNGGKIDRAMAGIMVGVFSKMNRVDELIGLLQNMKREGTKLDGRLHRSALNSLRDAGLQIQAKWMQESFGAT; encoded by the coding sequence ATGGCTATAGCCAAATCTTCAGACTGGTCATTTCCACCTTGTATTAACTGTAAAAACAGAATTTTGAAACCAAAAATATGCTATTCTTGTAAAACTCTACCTTTCCTCTCAAATATTTACTTTAATTCAAGAACTCTGGTTGCTAAATCCTCTAGCTGTTCATCTCCTGTCCTAGaagaaaaaagccaaaaaataccctcaaaaaattccaaaataatAGAATTGGATTTAGAACTTCAAGATTATACAACAACTACCACAAATGGTACTACTACTTCTACTTGTTTGACTGATTCCAAGGATTTGAATGGTTTAATATGCAGTTTACTTAAAGATCCTCAAACTCAAGGAATTGGATATGATTACTATGAAAAAGCCAAGGAAAATACAGATTTTAGACCTGAAAAATCAACACTAAAGCTTCTTATCAGGTATTTGGTGTATTCAAATAAATGGGGTTCAATTATTTCATTGTGTGAAGATTTGAGAAGTTCTCAAATATTGCCTGATAGTTCAACATGCTGTAAATTGATTACTAGCTGCATAAAAGCAAGAAAATTCAAGATTGTAAATAATTTGCTTGAAGTGTTTATACTTTATGATCAAGAACTTTCTGTTTTGGCCTTTGATTCTGCTATGAAAGGCTACAATAAGTTGCATATGTATAGCAGCAGTGTTGTTTTGTATGAAAGAATGAGATCTGCTGGACTTGTATTAGACCCTGGCTGTTATTGTAGTATAATGGAAGCACATTTAAAAATGGGGCATTGTGACAAAGTTGTGGCACTTTTTCAAGAATTTGAGAGCAAGAAAGTAGTGTCCACACCTTATTATGCACAAATTTACAAGAATCTGTGTGAGTCATTAGGGAAATCGGGGCGCGCTTTTGAGGCTTTGGAGTACTTTAGAGACATGAACAAGAAGGGAATTCAAGAGGATCATTCATTTTATTCCATACTTATATGTGGATTCGCGAGCATTTGTGAAGTGAAAATGGCTGAGGAACTTTTAGAAGAAGCTGAAGGCAAGAGAATGCTGAGGGATCCAGCTTTGTTCTTGAAACTAGTATTGATGTATATTGAAGAGGGGTTGATGGAAAAGACTCTTGATGTTGTTGCAGTGATGGCTCGGGTAAAAATCCGAGTCTCTGATTGCATATTTTGTGCAATAGTGAATGGCTTTTCAAGAAAAAGAGGTCTGAAATCTGCAGTTAAAGTGTATGAAGATATTTGTTCACAAGGCTGTGAACCAGGTCAAGTAACATATGCTTCAGTATTGAACTTATATTGTAGGCTTGGATTGTATTCTAATGCAGAAATGGTATTTTCTGAGATGGAGCAAAAGGGGTTTGATAAATGTGTAGTGGCTTATTCTAGCATGATTGCAATGTATGGAAAAACAGGTAGACCTAAAGATGCAATGAAACTTGttgcaaaaatgaaagaaagaggatGTCAACCAAATGTGTGGGTATACAATGCACTTTTGGACATTCATGGAAAAGTTCTTAACTTAAGGCAAGTGGAAAAAATATGGAAGGAGATGAAGAGAAGGAAAATTTTTCCAGATAGGGTAAGTTACACAAGCATTATAAGTGCTTATAGCAGGGCAAGAGAATTTGACAAGTGCTTGACATATTACCAAGAATTTACACTAAACGGCGGAAAAATTGATAGGGCAATGGCTGGGATTATGGTTGGTGTTTTCTCTAAAATGAATAGAGTTGATGAGTTGATTGGTCTTTTGCAAAATATGAAGAGAGAAGGCACAAAGTTAGATGGGAGACTTCATAGATCAGCTTTGAATTCTCTGAGGGATGCAGGACTGCAAATTCAAGCAAAATGGATGCAAGAAAGTTTTGGTGCAACATGA
- the LOC104247199 gene encoding uncharacterized protein — translation MVGTQPSKNNQEYRKTLFCNYCKKEGHTIDKYFKLHGYPRTFKNSNRQNKFQYSIQGNAVFSDEGPGQFQTNISETEATIGINQGQLTQLMELQVKIGQKAPIFEASVVANCAGPFLEEASGSW, via the exons ATGGTAGGAACACAGCCTTCCAAGAACAATCAGGAATATAGGAAGACTCTATTTTGTAACTACTGCAAGAAGGAAGGACATACCATTGATAAATATTTCAAGTTGCATGGTTATCCACGGACATTCAAAAACTCTAATAGACAGAACAAGTTTCAATATTCAATTCAAGGGAATGCAGTATTTTCAGATGAAGGACCTGGGCAGTTTCAAACCAACATCTCCGAGACTGAAGCTACTATTGGTATAAATCAGGGACAACTTACACAACTGATGGAGCTACAAGTTAAAATTGGCCAAAAAGCTCCTATTTTTGAGGCTAGTGTTGTTGCCAATTGTGCTG GGCCTTTCCTTGAGGAAGCCTCTGGTTCTTGGTGA